The following proteins come from a genomic window of Micromonospora zamorensis:
- a CDS encoding aldo/keto reductase: MNPAADAIELPSGQTMPVLGQGTWYLGERPARRRDEMTALRTGLDLGMTMIDTAEMYGDGASEELVGEAVVGRRADAFLVDKVLPSNASRRGTVQACRRSLQRLGVDHIDLYLLHWRGPHPLAETIEAFAELVDAGDIGQWGVSNFDLSDMTELLDAGGDACATNQILYNLTRRGPEYDLLPWLREHRIPVMAYSPIEQGRLLGHPQVAEVAARHEATPAQVALAWLLRQEAVAAIPRSSKPEHTRENAEARDVQLTEEDVAALDTAFPPPAGPQPLEML; encoded by the coding sequence CGTGCTCGGCCAGGGAACCTGGTACCTCGGCGAGCGCCCCGCGAGGCGGCGGGACGAGATGACCGCCCTGCGTACCGGGCTCGACCTGGGCATGACCATGATCGACACTGCGGAGATGTACGGTGACGGCGCTTCCGAGGAACTCGTCGGCGAGGCAGTCGTCGGACGGCGCGCCGACGCCTTTCTGGTCGACAAGGTGCTGCCGTCCAACGCCAGTCGGCGGGGAACCGTGCAGGCCTGCCGCCGCAGCCTGCAACGACTCGGCGTCGACCACATCGACCTCTACCTGCTGCACTGGCGCGGCCCGCATCCACTCGCGGAGACGATCGAGGCGTTCGCCGAACTCGTCGACGCCGGCGACATCGGGCAGTGGGGTGTGAGCAACTTTGATCTTTCGGACATGACGGAGCTGCTCGATGCGGGCGGAGATGCCTGCGCGACGAATCAGATCCTGTACAACCTCACGCGCCGCGGCCCCGAGTACGACCTCCTACCGTGGCTACGCGAGCACCGAATCCCGGTGATGGCGTACTCGCCGATCGAGCAGGGGCGGCTGCTCGGCCACCCCCAGGTCGCGGAGGTCGCCGCCCGGCACGAGGCCACACCCGCTCAGGTCGCGCTGGCCTGGCTGCTGCGACAGGAGGCGGTCGCGGCCATCCCCCGATCGTCCAAGCCAGAACACACGCGGGAGAACGCGGAGGCGCGTGACGTGCAACTCACCGAGGAGGACGTGGCGGCGCTCGACACGGCGTTTCCGCCGCCGGCCGGTCCGCAACCGCTGGAGATGTTGTAG